A window from Purpureocillium takamizusanense chromosome 3, complete sequence encodes these proteins:
- the PHO8 gene encoding Alkaline phosphatase (EggNog:ENOG503NUPA~TransMembrane:1 (i48-68o)~COG:P) — MVSEQVSEQSPLLSNEGEGSTRADHGSDSGNGGADMDRRRRWSRLREAGIFIWALVATAAVIVIAVWAQHNQQTSRPPSRADKRNLVFMVSDGMGPASLSLTRSFRQHVDGLPDNDTLVLDKHFWGSSRTRSSNSLVTDSAAGATAFSCGKKSYNGAISVLPDYEPCGSVLEAAKRAGYMTGLVVTTDITDATPACFASHVLLRQMQDDIALQEVGHGVLGRSVDLMLGGGRCHFLPNGTDGSCRADDVDVVKLAQDKYGWTYTDSRDGFDKLKGGKKAKLPLLGLFASSDIPFELDRQNENDVYPSLSEMAKTALRALERATSDSDRGFFLMIEGSRIDHAGHINDPAAQVREVLEYDKAFKAVLDFIDDTQTETVLVATSDHETGGLATALQEPGHLPVYNWYPQALAQASSSCERLAGKLQDYVSKQPSPLSQSDLKTWINDELVVSGLGVTDATDEELSLLATDPDDATSNFAAIISLRAHVGWSTHGHTAVDVNVYSSGGPQAASIRGNVENTDVGKFLSHYLDVDVDAITEELREKTARPSVIAAAGAEHAAPQWTSNYHEYDGLQ, encoded by the exons ATG GTCTCCGAGCAGGTCTCCGAGCAAAGCCCCCTCCTCTccaacgagggcgagggctcGACTCGCGCAGATCAtggcagcgacagcggcaacggcggcgccgacatggacaggaggcgccgctggtcgcgcctgcgcgaggccggcatctTCATTTGGGCCCTCGTcgcaaccgccgccgtcatcgtcataGCTGTCTGGGCCCAGCACAACCAGCAGACATCTCGCCCCCCGAGTCGCGCCGACAAGCGCAACCTCGTTTTCATGGTCTCCGACGGCATGGGCCCggcctccctctctcttaCTCGTAGCTTCCGTCAGCACGTCGACGGTCTGCCCGATAACGACACCCTGGTCCTTGACAAGCACTTCTGGGGCTCCAGCCGCACCCGCTCCAGCAACTCCCTCGTCACCGACAGCGCTGCCGGCGCAACCGCCTTCTCGTGTGGCAAGAAGAGCTACAATGGCGCCATCTCTGTCCTACCAGACTACGAACCCTGCGGCTCCGTCCTTGAGGCCGCCAAGAGGGCCGGCTACATGACCGGCCTCGTGGTCACCACGGACATCACCGACGCAACCCCCGCGTGCTTTGCCAGCCACGTCCTTCTCCGCCAAATGCAGGACGACATCGCCCTTCAAGaagtcggccatggtgtgcTGGGTCGCTCAGTCGATCTcatgcttggcggcggccggtgcCACTTCCTGCCCAACGGTACCGACGGCAGttgccgcgccgacgacgtcgacgttgtcAAGCTGGCCCAAGACAAGTACGGCTGGACCTACACCGACAGCCGCGACGGCTTCGATAagctcaagggcggcaaAAAGGCGAAACTTCCTTTGTTGGGTCTCTTCGCCTCATCCGACATCCCGTTCGAACTGGATAGGCAGAACGAGAATGACGTCTACCCGAGTCTCAGTGAAATGGCCAAGACGGCGCTGCGCGCGCTCGAGCGAGCCACATCGGACAGCGACAGGGGCTTCTTCCTCATGATTGAGGGAAGCCGCATCGACCATGCCGGCCACATCAAtgaccccgccgcccaggttCGAGAGGTTCTCGAGTACGACAAGGCGTTCAAGGCTGTCCTGGacttcatcgacgacacGCAGACGGAGACCGTCCTCGTAGCCACCAGCGATCACGAGaccggcggcctcgccaccGCGCTGCAAGAGCCCGGCCACCTCCCCGTGTACAACTGGTATCCTCAAGCCCTCGCCcaggcctcgtcgtcgtgcgagAGACTGGCCGGCAAGCTCCAGGACTACGTCTCGAAGCAGCCTTCGCCTCTCTCGCAGTCCGACCTCAAGACCTGGATTaacgacgagctcgtcgtctctgGCCTGGGCGTAACCGACGCAACCGACGAGGAGCTATCTCTCCTCGCCACGGATCCCGATGACGCCACCAGTAacttcgccgccatcatctcgctgcgcgcgcacgtCGGCTGGAGCACGCACGGGCACACGGCCGTTGACGTCAACGTCTACAGCTCCGGCGGGCCCCAGGCAGCCAGCATCCGCGGCAACGTCGAGAACACGGACGTGGGCAAGTTCCTGAGCCACTATCTGGACGTAGATGTGGATGCCAtcaccgaggagctgcgcgagaagACGGCCCGCCCGAGCGTCATCGCGGCTGCGGGAGCCGAGCATGCGGCGCCGCAGTGGACGAGCAACTACCACGAGTACGACGGCTTGCAGTAG
- a CDS encoding uncharacterized protein (COG:S~EggNog:ENOG503P3B9), protein MRSFARHCGGLRGLCAATTRSRLSTSPRLAVPTATSLPGLPSRPRLLHTTISSQRSRKDAPKEPPPTDLNELNVLGNTPAPSTSVDVCTYDGFGLNSGVTITGGNGALLVNGEAFEWRPWEAKGVMELYNKKGQFELPKEAFGLFDLLWPRPDLLVIGVGKTNMPLSPQTKQHIAELGMRVEVLDTRNAAAQFNLLATERGVSDVAAALIPIGWKEGSGAV, encoded by the exons ATGCGCAGCTTTGCGCGACATTGCGGCGGCTTGCGCGGGCTCTGCGCTGCGACAACGCGGTCACGACTGAGCACTTCGCCACGACTGGCAGTTCCGACCGCGACAAGCTTGCCAGGACTGCCATCACGGCCCCGCCTCTTGCACACGACCATCTCATCGCAGCGGTCACGCAAGGATGCGCCGAAGGAGCCTCCGCCGACGGACCTGAATGAACTCAACGTCCTGGGCaacacgccggcgccgtcgacgtcggtgGACGTGTGCACGTATGACGGATTCGGGCTGAACAGCGGGGTGACTATCACAGGCGGTAACGGGGCGCTACTCGTCAACGGCGAAGCCTTTGAGTGGCGGCCATGGGAGGCCAAGGGAGTCATGGAGCTTTACAACAAAAAGGGCCAGTTCGAGTTGCCTAAGGAGGCTTTTGGGCTGTTCGATCTGTTGTGGCCACGGCCAG ATTTGCTGGTCATTGGCGTGGGCAAGACAAACATGCCGCTGAGCCCGCAGACGAAGCAACACATTGCGGAGCTGGGGATGAGGGTAGAGGTGCTAGACACGAGAAACGCCGCTGCACAGTTCAACTTGCTGGCGACGGAGCGAGGCGTGTCTGATGTGGCCGCGGCGTTGATACCTATTGGATGGAAAGAGGGCTCAGGCGCTGTATGA
- a CDS encoding uncharacterized protein (EggNog:ENOG503NWXG~COG:A): MTGTRDSPSTAAGTSPAIHSTDPVATDPALLRDNSQIKSYKTSRFEYPDIRVFFRQHAKAKELPAPLPLIVCIPGLGGSVAQFHPLLSSLVDLAPCLAVDFPGGGRSGYSVTSWDAYTPAALGELLELIIEDYRDSEAGQNVVLIGHSMGTALSAWLANRRVPHVTALADHIVGLVAICPTSGPWDEKRSTLMRRLFWIPGWVFSLWRAWDAWGGPESPSVARFVGAGAEPELKGLQYRFNQQSRTPVFRRMAYGALPVYRDGKAEGGIPGLDIWAGLDIPVYLIAGEKDHLTPPTEVGKIAKALGSTVEGTAANGDVEPDVQGPEAAAPVSMSMKPHDHVPSDPAANGHLPRKSVDGNAYAGDDAHDDPSTPMDSDMSGDDKASVPLPVQPAHPKKVVQSIVIPAPANHALLYMPRSARALAGLIADFLATKITGRLSLAWQLQYLSREGKWDVKNLNKWKSVAPVSHAIGPEGKPVFRAMKTLREADDVHCPKEFVDKWSSIIKDVIDISKDQPVYDPRGLERGGVHYHKFPTVSKIPPEGHEVEAFIRLVDKLRERQKERAVAEAWDDPGKCVIGVHCHYGFNRTGYFIVCYLVERCGFSLPEAIDAFAKARPNGIRHSHFLDRLFVRYNIDRAQR; this comes from the coding sequence ATGACGGGCACTCGTGACTCACCATCGACCGCGGCTggcacgtcgcccgccatccatTCTACCGACCCTGTGGCGACCGATCCAGCACTGCTTCGGGACAACTCACAGATCAAGTCTTACAAGACGAGCCGCTTCGAGTATCCGGACATTCGCGTCTTCTTCCGCCAGCATGCCAAAGCCAAGGAGCTCCCGGCACCGCTGCCCCTCATCGTGTGCATCCCCGGCCTTGGGGGTTCGGTTGCTCAGTTCCATCCGCTTCTGAGCAGCCTTGTGGACCTGGCCCCATGCCTGGCAGTCGATTTtcctggtggcggccgctCTGGCTACTCTGTCACGTCATGGGATGCGTACACGCCGGCGGCTCTCGGCGAGTTGCTCGAGCTTATCATTGAGGATTATCGTGATAGCGAGGCGGGCCAGAACGTGGTTCTCATCGGACACAGCATGGGTACAGCTTTGTCGGCCTGGCTCGCTAATCGGCGCGTCCCTCACGTAACTGCGCTGGCGGACCACATCGTTGGCCTCGTTGCGATTTGTCCCACGTCTGGACCGTGGGATGAGAAGAGGTCCACTTTGATGCGGCGCCTCTTCTGGATCCCGGGCTGGGTCTTTTCGCTGTGGCGAGCCTGGGATGCGTGGGGAGGACCAGAGAGCCCCAGCGTCGCCCGCTTTGTGGGTGCAGGGGCCGAGCCAGAGCTCAAGGGCTTGCAATACCGCTTCAACCAGCAGAGTCGAACGCCTGTCTTCAGGCGCATGGCCTATGGCGCTCTCCCCGTGTACCGCGACGGGAAAGCCGAGGGTGGAATCCCGGGACTCGACATCTGGGCTGGCTTAGACATACCCGTCTACCTGATCGCTGGCGAGAAGGACCATCTGACCCCCCCGACCGAGGTGGGCAAGATAGCCAAGGCCCTGGGCTCCACCGTCGAGGGAACAGCCGCGAATGGGGATGTTGAGCCTGACGTCCAGGGTCCAGAGGCTGCGGCACCTGTGAGCATGTCGATGAAGCCCCACGATCACGTCCCCAGCGATCCTGCCGCGAATGGTCACCTCCCCCGGAAGAGTGTTGACGGCAACGCAtacgccggcgacgatgcgcacGATGAtccgtcgacgcccatggACTCCGACATGTCGGGTGACGATAAAGCATCTGTGCCGCTTCCTGTTCAGCCAGCCCACCCCAAGAAGGTGGTGCAGTCCATTGTCATTCCCGCGCCGGCGAACCACGCTCTGCTCTACATGCCACGATCTGCCCGCGCATTGGCCGGCCTCATCGCGGACTTTTTGGCGACCAAGATTACAGGTCGGCTGTCTCTTGCCTGGCAGCTGCAGTACCTCTCGCGGGAGGGCAAGTGGGACGTGAAAAATCTCAACAAGTGGAAGTCGGTGGCGCCAGTGTCGCACGCCATTGGGCCGGAGGGAAAGCCGGTTTTCAGAGCCATGAAGACGCTGCGGGAGGCGGATGACGTGCACTGCCCCAAGGAGTTTGTGGACAAGTGGTCGTCGATCATCAAGGACGTTATAGACATTTCCAAGGACCAGCCAGTCTACGACCCGCGTGGCCTGGAACGAGGTGGCGTGCATTACCACAAGTTTCCGACGGTTTCAAAGATCCCTCCTGAGGGCCACGAAGTTGAGGCTTTTATCCGACTCGTGGACAAGCTGCGCGAACGCCAGAAGGAACGAGCCGTCGCGGAAGCGTGGGACGACCCGGGCAAGTGCGTCATTGGCGTGCATTGCCACTACGGCTTCAATCGCACAGGATACTTCATCGTCTGTTACCTGGTGGAACGGTGCGGCTTCTCGCTGCCCGAGGCGATCGACGCCTTTGCCAAGGCACGGCCAAACGGTATCCGCCACTCTCATTTCTTGGATCGGCTTTTTGTGCGGTATAACATTGACCGCGCGCAAAGGTAA
- the RPL34B gene encoding 60S ribosomal protein L34B (EggNog:ENOG503P2ZU~COG:J) has translation MVSQRVTYRRRNPYNTRSNRTRVVKTPGGELRLLHIKKRGTVPKCGDCGSKLSGIPALRPREYSQISKPQKTVQRAYGGSRCGGCVRDRIVRAFLIEEQKIVKKVLKEQEQSQKKK, from the exons ATGGTGTCCCAACGAGTTAcctaccgccgccgcaaccc CTACAACACTCGATCCAACCGGACCCGAGTCGTCAAGACTCCCGGTGGCGAGCTCCGTCTGCTGCACATCAAGAAGCGCGGCACTGTTCCCAAGTGCGGTGACTGCGGCTCCAAGCTCTCTGGC ATCCCCGCCCTCCGACCCCGCGAGTACTCCCAGATCTCCAAGCCGCAGAAGACCGTCCAGCGCGCCTACGGTGGCTCGAGATGCGGTGGCTGCGTCCGTGACCGCATCGTCCGCGCCTTCCTCATCGAGGAGCAGAAGATCGTCAAGAAGGTGCTgaaggagcaggagcagagcCAGAAGAAGAAATAA
- a CDS encoding uncharacterized protein (EggNog:ENOG503P8HZ), with protein MNNKPAAEAEAGSGSQAVDEAQLNEAMKRLKLLHIKSRLLRDTIPRMIEPLVQKQPSPDVMFTSFVKAVADAQTEVKDFTDLMRDEESKKAMAMADKSREENPFGIKPWRHKDHPDWFDMDKD; from the exons ATGAACAACAAGcctgcggccgaggccgaggcgggcagcggctcACAGGCCGTGGATGAGGCTCAGCTCAATGAGGCGATGAAGCGCCTCAAGCTCCTTCACATCAAG TCACGACTTCTACGCGATACCATACCAAGGATGATAGAGCCCCTAGTTCAGAAGCAGCCATCAC CCGACGTCATGTTCACCTCTTTtgtcaaggccgtcgccgatgcTCAAACAGAAGTCAAGGACTTTACTGACCTTATGAGAGACGAAGAGAGCAaaaaggccatggccatggctgaCAAGAGTCGCGAAGAAAATCCGTTTGGCATCAAGCCGTGGAGGCACAAGGATCATCCGGATTGGTTTGACATGGACAAGGACTGA